The Chryseobacterium aureum genome contains a region encoding:
- a CDS encoding energy transducer TonB: MKKIVAFILFLGFGLAFVQAQETQPKPTEDHSRDKFIPEQSKQAEYPGGLSAFMREVSEKINANRIKGAKGRTRSNAKFSVSAKGYIETIIVTGDNESLNQEVERAMKSMKKQWTPGEYKGNPVLIWFTLPFTINFE, from the coding sequence ATGAAAAAAATAGTAGCATTCATTTTATTTCTGGGATTCGGGCTTGCTTTTGTTCAGGCGCAGGAAACTCAGCCCAAACCAACGGAAGATCATTCCAGAGATAAGTTTATTCCTGAACAAAGTAAACAGGCAGAATATCCTGGTGGGCTTTCAGCATTTATGCGGGAAGTTTCTGAAAAAATAAATGCTAACCGAATAAAAGGGGCAAAAGGCAGAACACGTTCGAATGCCAAGTTCTCTGTGAGCGCTAAAGGTTATATAGAAACGATTATCGTGACCGGAGACAATGAATCTCTTAATCAGGAAGTGGAAAGAGCGATGAAGTCTATGAAAAAACAATGGACCCCCGGAGAATATAAAGGGAACCCAGTACTGATCTGGTTTACCCTTCCTTTCACTATTAATTTTGAATAA
- a CDS encoding alpha/beta fold hydrolase produces the protein MKKNFGFFLLFWFFLGYSQEKTIISDWTSFTQAVNIENKQNWNFRVTAKIRKDNEDNGSNCGLWCRIDNKDESTSFFENQYYGIQVTHEWKTYEIKGTINPSAKTMNIGAFAQNNGDFYFDDFKLEVNDGKSKKWIEVPLENSGFEKEITSSNGWFEGTHSQKIKHVKHFTIETSGYKPFNGSKSLLIKGQGIIGTMPEGKFMDVNGIKLYYETYGEGEPVLMLHGNGQSISAFMNQKDTFAKKYKVIIIDCRERGRSTYDKTKELTFDIQTEDIKQFLEKLNIKKTKILGWSDGGILALSMAMKYPEMVDRIACSGANIFPEGVKDNDLKSMKEMLVSLTKENKDHKNDIFIDLLNLDLKYPQWKYEDLNKIQCPSLIIAGDNDLIKTEHTVKIAESIPKGQLAIIPNANHYVPEEKPEVFNELVIDFFENK, from the coding sequence ATGAAAAAAAATTTCGGTTTCTTTCTTCTATTCTGGTTCTTTTTAGGGTACAGCCAGGAAAAAACGATTATCTCTGACTGGACATCATTCACGCAAGCTGTCAATATAGAGAATAAACAAAACTGGAACTTCCGCGTAACAGCAAAAATCAGAAAAGATAATGAGGATAATGGTTCCAATTGTGGGTTATGGTGCAGAATAGATAATAAAGATGAGTCTACCAGTTTCTTTGAAAATCAATATTATGGGATCCAAGTAACCCATGAATGGAAAACCTACGAAATAAAAGGAACTATCAATCCATCCGCTAAGACCATGAATATCGGAGCTTTTGCACAAAACAACGGGGATTTTTATTTTGACGATTTTAAATTGGAAGTCAATGATGGAAAGTCAAAAAAATGGATTGAAGTTCCGCTGGAAAACTCAGGCTTTGAAAAAGAGATTACCTCTTCGAATGGTTGGTTTGAAGGAACCCATTCTCAAAAAATAAAGCACGTAAAACATTTTACAATTGAAACTTCGGGTTACAAGCCATTCAATGGCAGCAAATCTTTGTTGATCAAAGGTCAAGGCATTATCGGAACAATGCCGGAAGGGAAATTTATGGATGTTAATGGCATCAAATTATATTATGAAACCTATGGCGAGGGAGAGCCTGTTCTTATGCTTCATGGCAACGGACAGTCCATCAGTGCGTTTATGAATCAAAAAGATACATTTGCTAAAAAATATAAAGTAATCATTATAGATTGCCGTGAGCGTGGAAGATCTACTTATGATAAAACGAAAGAACTTACTTTTGATATTCAGACAGAGGATATTAAACAATTTTTAGAGAAACTGAACATCAAAAAAACAAAAATTCTTGGCTGGAGTGATGGAGGAATTCTAGCACTTTCTATGGCTATGAAATATCCGGAGATGGTAGACAGAATTGCCTGCTCAGGAGCCAATATTTTTCCGGAAGGAGTCAAAGATAATGATTTAAAATCCATGAAAGAAATGCTCGTGAGCCTTACTAAAGAGAATAAAGACCACAAAAATGATATCTTTATTGATCTTTTGAATCTGGATTTGAAATATCCTCAATGGAAGTATGAAGACCTGAATAAAATTCAGTGCCCATCATTGATCATCGCCGGTGATAACGACCTTATAAAAACAGAACATACAGTAAAAATAGCAGAATCTATCCCAAAAGGACAATTAGCTATTATTCCCAATGCAAATCATTATGTTCCCGAAGAAAAACCGGAAGTATTCAATGAATTAGTCATTGATTTCTTTGAAAATAAATAA
- a CDS encoding BaiN/RdsA family NAD(P)/FAD-dependent oxidoreductase: MKQIIIIGGGAAGFFCASNLDEKKYTVTILEQNSDVLQKVKISGGGRCNVTHACFDPRELVQFYPRGNKELLSVFSKFQPGDTMEWFDQRNVPLKIENDNRTFPESNSSQTIINTFLNEIQKKNISVKTKCTVKEIEKQGEKYIIKTNSGDFEADYVVYTTGSSPKSLKIIETLGHKIVDLVPSLFTFNIKDELLKDLPGTSFENAGISIPKLKTEESGPLLITHWGLSGPAVLKISAWEAINLAKLKYNFEIEVNFVSIETDEAEEIFNNFKQTNPKKTIGHSKIFDITNRFWQKILDISKVDLNKQVANISGKEMQKILENLCQKKFQVTGKSTFKDEFVTAGGVDLKEINFKNMTSKLLPNFYIAGEVLNIDAVTGGFNFQACWSEGWLIAQDLNSL, translated from the coding sequence ATGAAACAGATCATTATTATCGGAGGCGGTGCTGCAGGCTTTTTCTGTGCATCGAATCTTGACGAAAAGAAATATACAGTTACGATTCTAGAACAGAACTCGGATGTCCTTCAGAAAGTTAAAATCTCAGGAGGCGGACGTTGTAATGTAACCCACGCATGCTTCGATCCAAGAGAACTGGTACAGTTTTATCCCCGTGGAAACAAAGAACTTTTAAGTGTTTTCAGCAAGTTTCAGCCTGGTGACACAATGGAATGGTTTGATCAGCGTAATGTTCCGCTCAAAATTGAAAATGATAACAGGACTTTTCCTGAAAGCAACTCTTCTCAGACCATCATCAATACTTTTCTGAACGAAATTCAAAAGAAAAATATATCGGTAAAAACGAAGTGTACGGTAAAAGAGATTGAAAAACAGGGTGAAAAGTATATCATAAAAACCAATTCCGGAGATTTTGAGGCAGATTATGTGGTATATACTACGGGAAGCTCTCCAAAATCGCTGAAAATTATCGAAACCCTGGGCCACAAGATTGTAGATCTTGTCCCTTCTCTTTTTACATTCAACATTAAAGATGAGCTGCTGAAAGACCTTCCGGGAACAAGCTTTGAAAATGCCGGGATTTCAATACCAAAGCTGAAAACTGAAGAAAGTGGACCGTTGCTGATTACACACTGGGGTCTTTCCGGACCTGCGGTTCTGAAAATTTCGGCATGGGAAGCGATAAATCTCGCAAAGCTTAAATACAACTTTGAAATTGAGGTTAATTTCGTTTCCATAGAAACTGATGAAGCAGAAGAAATTTTTAATAATTTCAAACAAACCAATCCTAAAAAGACCATTGGACACTCTAAAATTTTTGATATTACGAATAGATTCTGGCAAAAGATTTTAGATATCTCAAAAGTTGATCTTAATAAACAGGTTGCCAATATTTCTGGAAAAGAAATGCAGAAGATCCTGGAAAATCTCTGTCAAAAAAAGTTTCAGGTAACGGGAAAATCTACTTTTAAAGATGAATTTGTAACAGCCGGAGGCGTTGATTTAAAGGAAATTAACTTTAAAAACATGACTTCAAAATTACTTCCTAATTTCTATATTGCCGGAGAAGTTCTCAATATAGATGCCGTAACGGGAGGTTTCAATTTCCAGGCATGCTGGAGTGAAGGATGGCTGATTGCACAGGATCTCAACAGCTTGTAA
- a CDS encoding acyl-CoA thioesterase: MIFYHKFEVRWSDLDANKHLANSSYVQYCAQARMAFMTKEKMGVTQLSRWGIGPVILHERYSFFKEIYADQIVIVSVEIDGCAEDSSIYRFVHKFYTPDGMHCATAEATGVWIDMMLRKMTTPPDDVVEAMNKYKSPETVVLSKEDFKKFPFHPHNIDPAEINI; encoded by the coding sequence ATGATTTTCTACCATAAATTTGAAGTGCGATGGAGCGATCTTGATGCTAATAAGCACTTAGCGAACTCATCCTATGTACAATATTGTGCACAAGCCAGAATGGCTTTCATGACTAAAGAAAAAATGGGAGTTACCCAGCTGAGCAGATGGGGAATAGGACCGGTGATTCTGCATGAGAGATATTCTTTCTTCAAAGAAATTTATGCAGATCAGATCGTCATTGTAAGTGTAGAAATAGACGGATGTGCAGAAGATTCTTCTATCTACCGTTTTGTACACAAATTCTATACTCCCGATGGAATGCACTGTGCTACGGCAGAAGCTACAGGAGTATGGATTGATATGATGCTTAGAAAAATGACCACTCCACCGGATGATGTAGTGGAAGCCATGAATAAGTATAAAAGCCCGGAGACGGTTGTGTTGTCTAAAGAGGATTTTAAAAAGTTCCCTTTCCACCCACACAATATTGACCCGGCAGAAATTAATATATAA
- the thiL gene encoding thiamine-phosphate kinase: protein MFEDKSQELTPISKLGEFGLIKHLTEHFPLSNESSELGVGDDAAVINPDNKKVVLTTDVLAEGVHFNLGYVPLKHLGYKAVVVNLSDIAAMNATPTQILVSLAVSNRFPVEALEEIYSGIQAACGRYKVDLIGGDTTSSSSGLVMSITAVGIENEENIVKRSGARPNDLLVVTGDLGGAYMGLQILEREHAVYLANPNMQPEMEGYDYILERQLKPEARTDVKKILEELDIKPTSMIDISDGLASEILHLSDQSKVGFRLYEEKIPLDNLTISTADEMNLNPVMTALSGGEDYELLFTISSGDFDKIKNHPDFTIIGHAVEKEEGNFMVARGSNQLVALTAQGWDAFLSQ, encoded by the coding sequence ATGTTTGAAGATAAATCACAGGAGCTTACGCCCATTTCGAAATTAGGAGAATTCGGTTTGATTAAACATTTGACAGAGCATTTTCCGCTATCCAATGAATCCTCAGAGCTTGGAGTAGGAGATGATGCGGCAGTTATTAATCCTGATAACAAAAAAGTAGTTCTTACCACAGATGTACTGGCGGAAGGAGTACACTTTAACCTGGGCTATGTTCCTTTAAAGCATTTGGGATACAAAGCTGTAGTGGTAAACCTGAGTGATATTGCTGCAATGAATGCAACACCTACACAGATTTTGGTTTCGCTTGCAGTATCCAACCGTTTTCCAGTGGAAGCTTTAGAAGAAATCTATTCCGGAATTCAGGCGGCATGTGGAAGATATAAAGTTGATCTTATAGGAGGAGACACTACAAGTTCCAGCTCAGGACTTGTAATGAGCATTACCGCTGTAGGGATTGAAAATGAAGAAAACATTGTAAAAAGAAGCGGAGCAAGACCCAATGATCTTCTTGTGGTAACAGGAGATCTTGGAGGGGCATACATGGGATTGCAGATTCTTGAAAGAGAACACGCTGTTTACCTTGCCAACCCGAATATGCAGCCTGAAATGGAAGGCTATGACTATATCCTTGAAAGACAGCTGAAACCTGAGGCAAGAACAGACGTTAAAAAGATTCTGGAAGAACTGGACATCAAACCAACTTCTATGATCGATATTTCAGATGGTCTGGCTTCTGAAATCCTCCACCTTTCAGATCAGTCAAAAGTAGGTTTCAGATTATATGAAGAGAAAATTCCGTTGGATAACCTTACCATCTCTACGGCAGATGAAATGAATCTGAATCCTGTAATGACTGCATTAAGCGGTGGTGAAGACTATGAATTGCTGTTCACCATTTCATCAGGTGATTTTGATAAAATAAAAAATCATCCGGATTTCACGATCATAGGGCATGCGGTAGAAAAAGAAGAAGGAAACTTTATGGTAGCAAGAGGATCAAACCAGCTGGTAGCGCTTACCGCTCAGGGTTGGGATGCTTTTTTAAGCCAATAA
- a CDS encoding helix-turn-helix domain-containing protein translates to MNSSEKNIPVHHLVSEEFQVNTLENGHPENFEDIHRHNFFEIIWFKEVHADSYLEMDFESYAVKSNQICIIVPGQVFNMKLRHEKGYVLAISKEIFKESCDTEVVLANGARPFFLDAESSETGNRLISMIQQEYLGSGRVEILKAYLRAFCLVITDQINGQNTLEEDKPRIQQLQALIEEHYIAQKTTGFYAEQLKISAHHLNDIVRLSRGTTVKKMIAQRIILEAKRELSFGALTVKEIAFKLGFSDASYFSRFFKKHTGQNPDGFRPGRV, encoded by the coding sequence ATGAATTCATCTGAAAAAAACATTCCTGTTCATCATCTGGTGTCTGAAGAGTTTCAGGTAAATACCCTTGAAAATGGGCATCCGGAGAACTTTGAGGATATTCATAGGCATAATTTTTTTGAGATTATCTGGTTCAAAGAAGTCCATGCAGACAGTTATCTTGAAATGGATTTTGAGAGTTATGCCGTAAAAAGCAACCAGATCTGCATTATTGTTCCCGGGCAGGTTTTTAACATGAAACTCCGCCATGAAAAAGGATATGTGCTGGCCATAAGTAAAGAAATTTTCAAGGAGTCCTGTGATACGGAAGTTGTTCTGGCCAACGGGGCAAGACCTTTCTTTTTGGATGCGGAAAGCAGTGAAACCGGAAACCGGCTTATTTCAATGATTCAACAGGAGTATCTTGGATCCGGGCGTGTTGAAATTTTGAAAGCTTATCTGAGGGCTTTTTGTCTTGTCATAACGGATCAGATAAACGGGCAGAATACATTGGAAGAAGACAAGCCGAGAATTCAGCAGTTGCAGGCATTGATAGAAGAACATTATATCGCTCAGAAAACGACAGGATTTTATGCAGAACAGCTCAAAATAAGTGCCCACCACCTCAATGATATTGTCCGCCTTTCCAGAGGAACAACAGTGAAAAAGATGATTGCCCAGAGAATCATTCTGGAAGCTAAGAGGGAGCTTAGTTTTGGTGCTTTAACCGTAAAAGAAATCGCTTTTAAATTAGGGTTTAGTGATGCTTCTTACTTTTCAAGATTTTTCAAAAAACATACAGGGCAGAACCCTGACGGATTCAGACCTGGAAGAGTGTAA
- a CDS encoding multidrug effflux MFS transporter has protein sequence MKKNLNIVVFILALLNTLESLSIDLYLPAFPSMAKIFNTDIGHIQVSISVFFAGFAFGQLLWGPLSDKKGRKPMLYCGLLLFIIGATAIYFTSDIYVLWAMRFLQAFGGSAGIVIGRAIIIDLYDKHKAVTIFSQQSQISGIAPIVAPLLGSVFLKYWGWNSSFAFLCIMGLITFFMVYRYVPETNTRISLSDDELLDEKGLKDQLKMIISNKDFINSTMVGSIAFASLIIYISNAPFLFMEIHGFSSSTFSFIFAFNSLALITAAYITPKMIKRISNSTLLFAATLVLLAVCTFHILIAAENLSVALEIAMLYLSLLAIGILFPITSAHALSPFKEGRGTAAALLGFMQLMVTFLISALIGFLEADSIIPMVVTRSAMALIAVGFGYRIFKAQKVTPSIVTQSGN, from the coding sequence ATGAAGAAGAATTTGAACATCGTAGTGTTTATTCTCGCACTGCTCAACACGCTGGAGTCACTGAGTATAGACCTTTATCTTCCCGCCTTTCCAAGTATGGCGAAGATTTTTAATACCGATATCGGACATATTCAGGTATCCATTTCAGTATTTTTTGCGGGGTTTGCTTTTGGGCAGTTATTGTGGGGACCTTTATCTGATAAAAAAGGAAGAAAACCTATGTTATACTGCGGACTTTTGCTTTTTATCATAGGAGCAACCGCCATTTATTTTACCTCCGATATTTATGTATTATGGGCGATGCGTTTTCTGCAGGCATTTGGAGGAAGTGCCGGAATTGTTATCGGGAGAGCTATTATTATTGATCTCTATGATAAGCATAAGGCCGTTACCATTTTTTCACAGCAGTCGCAGATCAGCGGTATTGCTCCCATTGTAGCTCCCTTGCTGGGAAGTGTATTTCTTAAATACTGGGGGTGGAACAGTTCTTTTGCCTTTTTGTGTATCATGGGCCTGATTACATTTTTCATGGTGTACAGATATGTTCCGGAAACCAATACCAGAATCAGCCTCTCAGATGATGAGCTTTTAGATGAGAAAGGATTAAAAGATCAGCTGAAAATGATCATTTCCAACAAAGACTTTATCAACAGTACCATGGTAGGAAGTATTGCTTTTGCATCTCTGATTATTTACATCTCGAATGCCCCGTTTTTATTCATGGAAATTCATGGGTTTTCAAGCAGTACCTTCAGCTTTATATTTGCTTTCAATTCTTTAGCACTGATAACAGCGGCTTATATTACGCCTAAAATGATCAAAAGAATAAGTAATTCTACACTGCTATTTGCTGCTACCCTTGTTTTGCTGGCAGTATGTACATTCCATATCCTGATTGCCGCCGAAAACCTTTCTGTAGCGCTGGAAATTGCAATGCTTTATCTGTCATTACTGGCTATTGGTATTTTGTTTCCTATTACATCAGCCCATGCTTTATCTCCATTTAAGGAAGGAAGAGGAACAGCAGCTGCTTTATTAGGCTTTATGCAGCTGATGGTAACGTTTTTAATATCAGCATTAATAGGTTTTCTGGAAGCAGACTCTATTATTCCGATGGTGGTAACACGTTCTGCAATGGCTTTAATAGCGGTAGGGTTCGGGTACCGTATTTTTAAAGCTCAAAAAGTAACACCTTCCATCGTAACCCAATCCGGAAACTGA
- a CDS encoding DUF6268 family outer membrane beta-barrel protein: MKRTLSTALCCILPLGYWVNAQSGLSAELKTEYIPASSYIRPEDSTKTNSKSDFKRVDLNLSIPLSVKKDTNGKIRAWSMLLGGSYAKMTHRNYETQLFPDQMLNAQFGIQHLRPLGKKWSMMMTASVGVYTDLEKIDFDDVLGQGGILFIRHFNPNLSLGAGPVLTTAFGVPMILPWIYFDWKTNGKIKFKINFPEGMEAGYLFSDQFTLKAVVDLSGMTAERTINGKSMLLGYQQITAGLRPELKINDKLTLRLTGGTAILRSFSENDRKISSIFKDKKIADPRFASTFYAAVSLRWNLP; this comes from the coding sequence ATGAAAAGAACCCTTTCGACAGCTTTATGCTGTATATTGCCATTAGGATATTGGGTGAATGCACAGTCCGGACTTTCCGCAGAGCTTAAAACCGAATATATTCCTGCTTCCAGCTATATCAGGCCTGAAGACAGCACAAAAACCAATTCTAAAAGTGATTTTAAAAGAGTAGATCTGAATCTCAGTATTCCGTTATCCGTCAAAAAAGACACTAATGGCAAAATAAGAGCATGGTCTATGCTGCTGGGCGGGTCTTACGCCAAGATGACCCACAGAAATTACGAAACACAGCTATTTCCTGATCAGATGCTGAATGCACAGTTCGGAATACAGCATCTGAGACCTTTGGGTAAAAAGTGGAGTATGATGATGACAGCATCCGTAGGCGTATATACAGACCTTGAAAAAATAGATTTCGATGATGTACTGGGACAGGGAGGAATTTTATTTATCAGACATTTTAATCCTAACCTTTCGTTAGGAGCCGGACCAGTGCTTACCACTGCCTTTGGTGTCCCTATGATTTTGCCCTGGATTTATTTCGATTGGAAAACAAACGGAAAAATTAAATTCAAGATCAATTTTCCGGAAGGAATGGAGGCCGGATATCTTTTCTCAGATCAATTTACTTTGAAAGCTGTCGTAGACCTCAGCGGAATGACCGCAGAGAGAACTATAAACGGAAAGTCAATGTTGCTGGGTTATCAGCAGATCACCGCAGGGCTCAGACCGGAATTAAAAATCAATGATAAACTTACCTTACGCCTTACAGGAGGGACAGCTATACTGAGAAGCTTCAGTGAAAATGACCGGAAAATCAGCAGTATTTTCAAAGACAAAAAAATAGCAGATCCCAGATTTGCCAGTACATTTTACGCAGCAGTATCATTACGCTGGAATCTTCCCTAA
- a CDS encoding LytR/AlgR family response regulator transcription factor — protein sequence MSSTIPKMKCLIIDDEPLARFHLKELADQIDFLSVEGTCATALEADTLVKENGIDLLFLDINMPYLTGLEFLEQLENPPLCILTTAYSEYALEGFRLQVADYLLKPIAFNRFYQAVNKAQQQFIISEKLKKNTSMDDPFLYVRQSDSFIKISWVDILYIESMQNYTRLHFKDKSLIIHQTMKAIEESLPSDHFFRIHKSYLINITHIDMISGGRLFMNKTELPISRTRKEELLNQVVYKKLISK from the coding sequence ATGAGCAGTACTATTCCTAAAATGAAATGCCTGATTATAGATGATGAGCCTCTGGCAAGATTCCATCTTAAAGAACTGGCGGATCAGATTGATTTTTTATCTGTTGAAGGAACCTGCGCCACAGCTCTGGAAGCAGACACCCTGGTGAAGGAGAACGGCATTGATCTCCTCTTTTTGGATATCAATATGCCTTATCTTACCGGTCTGGAGTTTTTAGAACAGCTTGAAAACCCTCCTTTATGTATTCTTACCACGGCCTATTCTGAATATGCTTTGGAAGGATTTCGCCTTCAGGTAGCGGATTATCTTTTGAAACCTATCGCTTTTAACCGTTTTTATCAGGCTGTCAATAAAGCACAGCAACAGTTTATCATCAGTGAAAAGCTGAAAAAAAATACGTCTATGGATGATCCTTTCCTGTATGTAAGGCAGTCTGATTCCTTCATTAAAATTTCCTGGGTAGATATTCTTTATATTGAAAGCATGCAGAACTATACCAGGCTTCACTTTAAAGATAAATCATTGATCATCCACCAGACGATGAAAGCAATTGAGGAATCCCTTCCTTCTGATCACTTTTTCAGGATTCATAAATCTTACCTCATCAATATTACCCATATCGATATGATATCCGGAGGACGCCTTTTTATGAATAAAACTGAGCTCCCGATATCACGTACCCGAAAGGAGGAATTACTTAACCAGGTGGTATATAAAAAACTGATCAGCAAATAG
- a CDS encoding sensor histidine kinase translates to MTKSFVLKEYLFTFIFWLVLAIVLWFNFQSTTETYLAMTQAAIIAAFSFTFTHFLTNKLLPKALREKKMKRFLIQLIMVIFMLSLVFSIIFTYLEVEPKDQLPENFRDQLPFLWKGFYMSLPASFLINGAACGVKFYNEHGRIERDHILLQQAHLENQLKLLQDQINPHVVFNILNHIHILMKKDTQLADYLLLKFSDILRYQLYHCNENLVFLNKDIEHIQNLVEVEKLRWGNELDVKESWEITNKKLFIAPLLLVAFIENAFKYVCRLPGHKGYVEIICKEENNTLYFCVENSYSDIAIHKKKDGTGGIGLHNVQKRLKLQYPDSHDLKIETNNNVFKVTLILKLSDHNEQYYS, encoded by the coding sequence GTATTGGCTATTGTATTGTGGTTTAATTTCCAGAGTACAACAGAAACTTATCTTGCGATGACCCAGGCTGCGATTATTGCAGCATTCTCGTTTACATTTACTCATTTTTTAACCAATAAACTTCTGCCGAAAGCGCTTCGGGAAAAGAAAATGAAAAGGTTTCTGATACAGTTGATAATGGTTATTTTCATGCTTAGCCTGGTTTTTTCCATTATATTCACGTATCTTGAGGTTGAACCGAAGGATCAGCTTCCGGAAAACTTCAGAGATCAGCTGCCTTTTTTGTGGAAGGGCTTTTATATGTCCCTGCCTGCCTCCTTTCTGATTAACGGAGCGGCGTGCGGGGTAAAATTTTATAATGAGCATGGAAGAATAGAGCGTGATCATATTCTTCTTCAGCAGGCTCATCTGGAAAACCAGCTCAAACTTTTGCAGGACCAGATTAATCCCCATGTGGTATTCAATATTCTGAATCATATTCATATTCTCATGAAAAAGGACACCCAACTTGCTGATTATCTCCTGCTTAAATTTTCAGACATTTTGCGCTATCAGCTTTACCATTGTAATGAAAACCTGGTTTTCCTGAATAAAGATATCGAACATATACAAAATCTTGTAGAAGTTGAAAAACTAAGATGGGGTAACGAACTGGATGTAAAGGAAAGCTGGGAAATAACGAATAAAAAACTTTTCATAGCTCCCCTTCTTTTGGTTGCTTTTATTGAGAATGCTTTTAAATATGTCTGCAGGCTTCCGGGACATAAAGGATATGTTGAAATTATCTGTAAAGAAGAAAACAATACGCTTTATTTCTGCGTTGAAAATTCCTATTCTGATATCGCAATTCATAAAAAGAAAGACGGCACTGGCGGAATTGGCCTTCACAATGTACAGAAACGATTAAAACTTCAATACCCTGATTCTCATGATCTAAAGATTGAAACGAACAATAATGTGTTTAAAGTAACCCTAATATTAAAATTATCTGATCATAATGAGCAGTACTATTCCTAA